Sequence from the Flavobacterium sp. TR2 genome:
TGTTCCTTTCTTTGAGAAAAGAATGGCTGGAATTTATCATAATAGTGCTTATATTATTGATACTGATGGAACTGAAGCAGGGTTGTACCGTAAAATGCATATTCCAGACGATCCGCATTTTTATGAAAAATTCTATTTCACTCCAGGTGATTTAGGTTTCCAAGCTATTGAAACTAAAAAAGGAACTGTTGGAACTTTAATCTGCTGGGATCAGTGGTATCCAGAAGCAGCTCGTATTACAGCTCTAAAAGGTGCTGAGGTTTTGTTTTACCCAACAGCTATAGGATGGCATCCTAAAGAAAAAGAGCAATACGGAGAAAATCAGTATGGCGCTTGGATGAATGTAATGAAAGGTCACGCTGTAGCAAACGGAGTTTTCGTTGCAGCAGCGAATAGAATTGGCCTAGAAAAGTATATCGATGGAACAGAAGGAATCCAATTCTGGGGAGCTTCTTTCATTGCTGGACCGCAAGGAGAGATTTTAGCTCAGGCTTCGCACGATAAAGAAGAAATCTTAATTGCTGAGGTTGATTTAGATTTGCAAGAAAATGTTCGCCAAAATTGGCCGTTCTTCAGAGACAGAAGAATTGATGCTTTCGGGGACATCACAAAAAGAGCAATCGATAAATAATTAAATTTATCTATGATATTAAGAAGAGCTATCTTTTGCAGATAGCTCTTTCTTTTTTTTTGTAACTTTAGGAGAAGCGAAATGTTTATAGAAAAGAATAGCAGTTGCAATGTAAAGCTCCAGCGGAGCTTTTTGCTTTTTTTTAAAGCTTCGGAGAGGCGAAATATTTATAGAAAAGGGTAGCGGTTGCAATATAAAGTTCCAACGGAGGGACATATTTTTTTAAAACAAAAAGAAGCTGCTTCATTTCTGAAACAGCCCCTTTTCTTGTTTTTAGCTTTATATTTAGATTACTTCACTTGGAAAGTAACTCGTCTTACAATTTGACGTGCCTCTTTAGAATTTTTGTTAACAGAAGTATCTTCTCCATTAGCAATTACGTTCAGTCTAGAAGCATCAATTCCAGCATTTACTGCTACTTTTTTCACAGCCTCAGCTCTTTTTCTAGATAATTCAGTGTTGTAGTTTGAATTTCCGATTTCATCAGCATAACCAATAATATCAGCCGATTTTCCAGGATTGTTTTTCAAATATTTCACTAAGAAATCAACACCAGATAAAGAAGCGTTTGTCGGTTTCGAAGAGTTGAAATCGAAATAAACATTTACGTAACCGCCATTAATTAATTCTTCAACAGTATTGTTTGTAGCAGTTCCGCTTCCTTTCTTTTCATAAGTTTTGTCTAAGTAGCTTTCTAGCTCATCAGGCACACCATTTTGATTGGTATCGATAGACTGCCCTTTTGTGTTAACAGCAACTCCAGCGATAGAATTTGGTTCTAAATCGTACAAATCAGCAACTCCATCTTTGTCTGTGTCGATAAGACCAGTTTCGATTAAGTCCACTCTTTGTTCCAATTCACTAATTCTATCTTCTTCGCCAACCCAGTCAGCGTGTTTCTGGTTTTTACCCAAATAGAATGTCAAACCAACAGAAGCATTTAATAAAACGCCATCAAAAGCACCTGTAGAAGTATTGCCCATTCCGTCAAAGTTCCAGTTTTGTCTACCGTTTACAATTCCGGTAAGATCTCCTGTTAAAGCCACTCGGTCGCTTAATCTGATTTGCCCTGTTAAACCGGCAATTCCGTGAGCCATATAATCTTGGCCTCCAAATCCTGTTTCAGTGCTAATTTGAGAAACCCCGAAACCACCATGAGCCAAAAGCCCGATTGTATTGGTCCAAGTCTCAAAGTTTAAAGCGCGGCCAACATTGATAACTCCTTGTAAACTTGCTCTAACGTAACGGCTTTCAAAATCGGGAGTATTTTTTTTCTCTTTAAATTGGTCGTAACCCACATCTAATTTTACACCAAATTTCGGACTAAACATATATCTTACACCTAAATCTCCATGGAAAAAATTTAATGTTTCTGTAGTATAGCCTGGAGTCATTGTTCTGGTTGGTTTGTTAACCCCGCCATTCAGTTCGATCGACCATTTGTTGTATTCTTGATCTACGTTAGGTTTAGTAGAAGTGGTAGCCATATTTTGAGCGCCTGCAGCAAATGATAGTAATAATAAGGATACTGATACTAATTTCTTTTTCATGATATCAAAAATTAAATTGTTTTTTATTTTAAACTCATAGACAAAATTAGAAGTCGAATTCTAGAATGTGTTGTATATGCTGTTACATAATTCCCATCTTTTGGCTTTTAATTATGTAAATCCGTTAAAATAAGCTTAATAGAAAGCATAAAAAAGGACAAAATTCACATTTTGTCCTTTCGCTATCCTGAAAAAAGAGTATTATTTCAAATCTGGCTGATAAATTTTAACAGAACCATCACCTTCGCTGCTTACTACCAGCAAGCTTCTTTTTGTAGGGCTTTTAGAAGCCGGAATAAAAAGAATTCCTTCTGGAGCATCGCCAGTTTTTACAGTTTGCAAATATTGTGGTGCAGTTGGGTTTGTAGCATCATATACCATAAAGGCATCCGATCTTTCTAAACCGACAAATAAAATGTTTTGGCTTCCCATTTTAGCCGCAACTACAGCTTCTGGTTCAGAACCTTTATCGTCACTTCTTTTATCATCGTATGTGCCTATTTCGTTGGTCTTTTTATCTACATCATTTTTGCTGTCAAAAACAATTTTTCCTGTGTTTCCATTCCATATAGAAAACGATCTTCCTCCAAAGCTTACCATTTGATCTAAATCTCCGTCACCGTCAGTATCTCCCATGTCGGCAACAAGATTTAATCTCCCCAAATTGGCATCTAATTTTAAAGTAGCAGCATCCGGAAAAACCGTAGCGTCAAGTGTCATGCTTTTCATGCGTTTCACATCAGTATACGCAGTGTATTCTCTCGCATCGCCTTCGTTGGCTGTAACAAAATAAGGAGTATTGTTTACAGTAAAATGGCTGATTGCGTCTGGCATATAAAGGCCTTTTACTTTCCAAGGGTTAAAGGCAATTTTATTGTCGCTATCGCTCACGTCAATTGCATTTTCGGCAGTGTTGTAATCTTTTAAACCTAGAGGATAGATTGCAGTAATAGTTTTAGCAGTTAAATCAATTTTTGCGACACCATTGTTTTCCTGTAAAGTTACCCAAGCAGTTTTAGAATCATCGGAAATTGTAATGTATTCAGGTTCGATATCTTGCGCAAAACTAGTTTTAGCAAATTTTGAGATTCTGAATCCGTCTTTTTTTAAAGCCTCAGCTTGACCAGCAAATGAAGCGAAATCTAAAGTTGTTACACTATAAGAGCTAGTTTCAATAATAGAAACAGTTCCGTTTGGATCTTGTGAGTAATCTGCATTTGGCTCTCCTTCGTTTGCAGTCATGATGTATTTTCCATCAGGAGAAAAAGTAATCATGTCTGGTAAAGCTCCAACCGTAACCTGTTTGATTAAGCTATAATCTGAAGTATTAAAAACTGCCACTTTTCCATTTGCTTGCTTATTTACAGTCGATTCTAAAGCAACAGCCAGTTTTCCGTCAAAAACAGCAACACTGTTTGCAGCACCTTCGTAAGCAGTCAAATCAATTTTTCCGATTTTAAGAGGTTTTGTCGGATCAGTAATATCAATAACATCGATTTGATTTACGCCGCTATTGTTTACTGTAAAAAGTCTTTTTGTTTTTTCGCAGTAAGCAGAAATCTCAGCTGCCGCTTCACCGCCAATTGTAATTGAACCAATTTCTTTAAAAGTCCCTGGGTTTTCGTTTGCCACAACTTCAGGTTCGCCATTAGAATTTTCATCATTGTTACAGCTTGCCAGTATGAATAGCGCAGCCAATAATGAGAGAGATAAATTTTTCATGTGTTAGTTTTTAGTTTTGGCAAAAGTAATTCTGAGCTCTCTGTTAAATATTAAGCGTGTATTATTTAATCTTTAACTTAGTTTTTGCAGGATATTTTATGTGAAATTAAAGAGGAATTTTGATCAAATGTTTTATAATCCTAACGAATGCTTATCTTTGCACTTTCTTAAATTAGAACGTATTTATGTCAACAAATAATAGAAGATTTCCTGCAGAATGGGAAAAACAGCAAGGAATTGTATTGTGTTTTCCGCATAATGGTAACGATTGGCCAGGAAAATATGAAGCTGTTCAATGGGCTTTTGTAGAATTTATTAAAAAAGTGGCCACTTTTGAAACTGTTTTTCTGGTTGTAGCCGATGAAAAATTAAAAGAAAAAGTTGCTGATATGCTGGAGAGAGCCCGTGTAAACATTAAAAACGTTTCTTATATTATTCATAAAACCAACAGAAGCTGGATGCGCGACTCTGGACCAATTATCGTAAAAAACGGTTCAAAAAGAGAAGCCTTAAACTTTAATTTCAACGGTTGGGCAAAATATAAAAACTATCAGCTGGACAAATTTGTTCCAGGTAAAGTAGCTGATTTTATTGATGTGCCGCTAACTCAGGTAATGTACAAAGGAAAACCAGTAATTGTTGAAGGTGGGGCGATTGATGTAAATGGAAAAGGAACTTTGTTGACATCAGAAGAATGTCTAATGCATCCAACAATTCAGGTTAGAAACCCTGGTTTTACCAAAGAAGATTACGAAGCTGTTTTTAAAGAATATCTTGGGGTTACAAATGTAATTTGGCTTGGTGACGGAATTGAAGGTGATGATACGCACGGTCACATCGACGATTTGTGCCGATTTGTAAATGAAGATACTATTGTAACAATTGTAGAAACTGATAAAAACGATTCAAACTACAAACCTTTGCAGGATAATTTGAAACGCTTGCAAAATGCAAAATTAGAAAATGGAAAATCTCCAGTAATTGTAGCATTGCCAATGCCAAAACGCGTAGATTTTGAAGATTTGCGCTTGCCGGCAAGTTATGCTAATTTCTTGATTTTGAATAATTGTGTTTTAGTGCCGACATTCAATGACAGTAATGATCGCGTAGCTTTAAATATTTTGGCAGAATGCTTCCCTGATAGAGAAGTAATCGGAATAAGCTGCATCGATTTTATCTGGGGATTCGGAACTTTACATTGTTTAAGCCAGCAGATTCCCGCATAAAAATAGAGCCATAGATTATAAAATAATTGTTTTAATTTTTTAATCTGTGAGGAAATTGTAAAATATACAGAGACTTTCTTATGATTTGAGCTGTCATCAAAAGTGGCAGTTTTTTTGTTTTATATTTAACAGACGGATTTGCGGTGTGTCTCAACATCCTTCTTATATTCGTATGTTCAACAATGCAGATTTAATTTTATATGAAGAAAATATTTTTTATCCTTTCCGTGCTTTCTTCCGGAGTGCTATTTTCACAATCTGATTCAAAGAAAAAAACAGAACTTACATTTGCGACTTATAATGTAAGTATGGAGTCAGATAATTATTCTCCAAAAGGCGCAATGGGAAAATCGGAGCAGATATTGATTTATCAGCTTAATTCAGGACGCAATACTCAAATCAGAAATATTGCCCAGATTATTCAGACCGTTAGACCGGATGTTATTCTGTTAAACGAATTTGATTATATTAAAGACCCTGAACTTGGTGTAAAGGCATTTATAAAAAATTATTTGAATGTGGGCCAAGGCGGAGCAGCAGCTATCGATTATCCTTACTATTATTATTCGACAGTGAATACCGGCCAACCAAGCCCTTACGATTTGAATAATGACGGAAAGTTGGATAATTTTGGAAATGATGCATGGGCGTTTGGTATGTATCCTGGTCAATATGGAATGATGCTTTTGTCTAAATATCCTATTGATGTAAAAGCGGTTCGTACTTTTCAACACTTTAAATGGAAAGATATGCCGGGAGCATTGCTTACCAAAAAAGCCGATGGATCGGATTGGTATAGCAAGAAAGCATGGAAGGAATTTCCATTGTCTTCAAAATCTCATTGGGATGTTCCTGTAGAGATTGATAATGAAATAGTTCATGTCTTAGTCAGTCATCCAACTCCTCCTACTTTTGATGGTGATGAAGACCGCAATGGAAAAAGAAATCATGACGAAATTCGATTCTGGAAAGATTATATTTCAGACAATTCGGCTTCGTATATTTATGATGATAAAGGAGTTAAAGGTGGTTTGTCTCCGAATTCTCGATTTGTCATATTGGGTGATCAAAACGCTTCGCCGGTTGAGGGAGATGCTATTAGGGAAGGTATAAAGTCTTTAGTAGAGAATCCGAAAATTAATAGCGATTTTACGCCTGCTAGCAAAGGCGGTGCTGAATTTAGTCCCAAAAATCCTTTTGGAATTAATCATACTGCCTTTTGGAGAATGCGCGCCGATTATGTATTGCCGTCTAGACTTGGATTTAAGGTTGTTAGCAGTGGTGTTTTCTGGCCAGCAAAAGATGAGCCAATGTCAGAATTAGTTGAAAAACGAGAATCAAGTTCGGATCATCGTTTGGTTTGGGTAAAGATGATTTTAGAATAAATAGCTTTTCTTTTCATTTTTCTAGATTTAAATAGAGCATAAAAAAACCTTGGTTCTCACCAAGGTTTTTATTTTCTATATCTCTTCAGACTGATCTGCTCTTCATTGTCTGGTAAAAGGAGGCAGCAACTGGCTTGAAACTTCTCCAAAACCAATTCGTACTTCATTGTTTTCGCAGAAACCGCGGATAATTACGGTGTCGTTATCTTCAATAAATTTACGTTCGCTTCCGTCATTTAGCGTAAGCGGATTTTTTCCGCCCCAAGTTAATTCCAACATAGAACCAAAACTATCAGGAGTTGGACCAGAAATAGTACCAGAACCCATCATATCGCCAGAATTTACACGGCATCCGTTTGAGGTATGGTGTGTCAATTGCTGAGCCATAGACCAGTACATATATTTGAAGTTAGATTTTGAAATCACAGTTTCTTCCTGATCTTCAGGTTTTAGGGAAACTTCTAAATGAATATCAAAAGCTTTTTTTCCTTTTGTTTGTAAATAAGGAAGCGGAGATGGATCTTGTTTAGGGCCTTTAGTTCTAAAAGGTTCTAAAGCGTCCATAGTCACAATCCAAGGTGAAATTGAAGTTGCAAAGTTTTTAGCCAAGAATGGTCCAAGAGGCACGTATTCCCATTTCTGAATGTCGCGCGCACTCCAATCATTTAGTAAAACCATTCCGAAAATATAATCTTCAGCTTCGTAAGTTGAAATATTTTCGCCCATTACATTTACATCTGTAGTAATAAAAGCAGTTTCTAACTCGAAATCTACCAAACGAGAAGCTCCAAAAACAGGAGTGTCATGGCCAACAGGCAAAGTCTGTCCCATTGGTCTGTGAACCGGAATTCCCGATGGCACAATTGTCGAGCTTCTTCCGTGATATCCAACTGGAATATGAAGCCAGTTTGGCAATAAAGCATTATCGGGATCGCGGAACATTTTACCTACGTTTGTAGCGTGTTCTCTGCTCGAATAAAAGTCAGTATAGTCGCCAATTAAAACAGGAAGCTGCATTTCTACATCTTCAATTTTAAATATAACAATATCTCTGTGTTTTGTTGAATCTCTTAGCTGCGGATTAGTTTCGTCGAAAATATCAGCGATACGATTTCGAACCAAACGCCATGTTTTTTTTCCGTCAGAAATAAAATCATTTAGCGTATCCTGCATAAACATATCATCGGTTAATTCTATTCCTTCAAAATAGTTTAATTGCTGTAAAGCTCCTAAATCTATGGCGTAGTCGCCAATTCGAGTTCCTACAGTAACGACATTTTCTTTAGTAAGAAATACTCCAAAAGGAATATTCTGAATAGGGAAGTCACTATTTTCTGGCACTTCTAACCATGATTTTCTACTGGTATCGTTGGCGGTGATTGGCATGTTCTAATGTTAATTATTTGTTGAAAAATTACTTGTCAAATATATCATAATCTAGCAGTTTGACAAACGTTTTTTTGTATTTTTGCGTGAAATTAACGAAAAACAAAAAAATGCAACGCGACGAACAAATTTTTGATCTTATCCAAGAGGAGAAAGAAAGACAAATTCACGGACTAGAGCTTATTGCTTCTGAGAATTTTGTAAGTGATGAAGTAATGGCAGCAGCAGGGTCTGTTTTAACTAATAAATATGCCGAGGGTTATCCTGGCAAAAGATACTATGGCGGTTGCGAGGTAGTTGACGTTATTGAGCAGATTGCAATTGACAGAGCTAAAGAATTATTTGGCGCTGAATATGCAAACGTGCAGCCTCACTCAGGTTCTCAAGCAAATACATCTGTTTACCATGCTTGTTTGAATCCTGGCGATACTATTTTAGGTTTCGATTTGTCTCACGGTGGACACTTAACTCACGGTTCTCCAGTAAACTTCTCAGGTCGTTTATACCGTCCAGTTTTTTACGGTGTAGATGCTGAAACTGGCCGTTTAGATTATGATAAAATCCAAGAAATTGCAACTAAAGAACAGCCAAAATTAATCATCGCAGGAGCTTCTGCTTATTCTCGTGATATGGATTTTGCTCGTTTCAGACAAATTGCTGACAGCGTAGGAGCGATCTTATTTGCTGATATTTCTCACCCAGCAGGTCTTATTGCAAAAGGGTTAATGAACGATCCAATTCCACATTGCCATATTGTTTCTACAACAACTCACAAAACCTTAAGAGGACCACGTGGAGGTCTTATTTTAATGGGGAAAGACTTCCCAAATCCACAAGGATTAACAACTCCAAAAGGAGAAATCAGAATGATGTCTTCATTATTAGATTTAGCTGTTTTTCCAGGAAATCAAGGAGGGCCTTTAATGCACATTATCGCTGCAAAAGCGGTTGCTTTTGGTGAAGCATTAAAAGACGAGTTCTTTACTTACGCAATGCAATTGCAAAAAAATGCAAACGCAATGGCTGATGCTTTCGTAAAAAGAGGTTACAACATCATCTCTGGCGGAACTGATAACCACATGATGCTTATTGACTTAAGAAATAAAAACATTTCTGGTAAAGAAGCTGAAAATGCATTAGTAAAAGCTGAAATTACAGTAAACAAAAACATGGTTCCTTTTGACGATAAATCTCCGTTTATCACTTCTGGAATTCGTGTTGGAACAGCTGCGATCACAACTCGCGGTTTAGTTGAAAAAGATATGGAAACTATTGTTGAGCTTATCGATAAAGTTTTATCTAACCATACAGATGAAAATGTTATCGAAGAAGTTGCTGAACAAGTAAACGAAATGATGAGCGAAAGACCAATTTTTGCTTATTAAAAATTAGTCAAAAGTCATAAAGTCGAAGGTCGAAAGCCTAAAAATGGAATGTAAATTTCTATCTTTAGTTTTTGATCTTCGATTTTTCTTTTAAGGTTTTCTAATGACTTTATGACTTTCGACTTTAAACTTTAAGACTTAAATAAAATGGGCGTATTAAGATTACAATTGCCAACCGACCCAAGATGGGTAAATATTGTTGAGAAAAACATAGAAGAAATCTTGACAGATCACGCTTGGTGCGAACAAAAAGCGGCAACCAATGCGATTACAATCATTACAAACAATCCAGAGCATCAAGATTTGGTTCAGGACTTGCTGGCTTTAGTAAAAGAAGAAGTAGATCATTTTGAACAGGTCCATAACATCATCATCAAAAGAGGATTGAAACTAGGACGTGAGCGTAAAGATGAATATGTAAACGAACTGTACCAATATATGAAGAGAAGTGGAGACGGGAGCCGTGTTTCTGGTCTTGTAGAAAGACTTCTTTTCTCTGCGATGATCGAAGCTAGAAGCTGCGAGCGCTTTAAAGTGCTTTCTGAAAATATTCAAGATGAAGAATTGGCAGTTTTTTACAGAGAATTAATGGAAAGTGAAGCAGGACATTACACAACATTCATTACCTACGCACGCAAGTACGGAGTAGGAATCGATGTTGAAAAACGCTGGAGAGAGTGGCTGGCTTTTGAGGAGTCGATTATTTCCAATTACGGAAAAAACGAAACGATTCACGGGTAGTTTTTGATTTTGTTTGGTTTGTTTCAAGTTTCGAGTTTCTCCCGAAGCCTCGGGATCAAGTTTCAAGTTTGCCACGTTGAGCGATTTCGAAGTTTGGAAGAAGCCTGTGCAAAGCATATCAAATTTTAAAATAAAAATCTGTGCAAATCGGCGTCTTCGCGAAAGCGAATCAGTTGTATCAGCGTTCAGTTTTTTAGAGATCAGTTGCAGTTTTTAGTTTCAAGTTTGTCACGTTGAGCGAAGTCGAAACGTTTTTTAGCCATTAAACTTTGTGAATCTTTGTGCATTTTAAAGCAGATTAGCAATCCAATTGTTCAAAAGTTCAACTTTTTGTTAATCTAATCTTTAAAATCTAAAATCAGAAATTCTTACATTTGAGAGTAACCAAAATCTCGAACTATGAGAATAGAAATGGACCTAAAATTGGGGTTTAAAGATGTCATGTTTAGACCTAAAAGATCAACGCTTAAAAGCAGATCTGAAGTTTCCTTAGAACAAAATTTCAAGTATTTGCATAGCAATGCCAGTTGGACAGGAATTCCAATTATGGCAGCCAATATGGATACAGTAGGAACTTTTGAAATGGCAAAGATTTTGGCAAAAGAAAAGCTTTTTACAGCCATTCATAAACATTACACTTTAGAAGAATGGAATAAGTTTCTAAAAAACGTTACTCCAGATTTTTATGATTATATTGCTGTAAGCACTGGAACCGGCAAAGAAGATTTTGATAAAATTGAAGCAATAATTACCGCTAATCCGTTATTGAAATTTATCTGCATCGATGTTGCCAACGGCTATTCAGAACATTTTGTCCAGTTTTTAAAGAAAACACGTAAACAATATCCTGATAAAATAATTATCGCTGGAAATGTAGTAACAGGAGAAATGACCGAAGAACTGTTATTGGCTGGAGCAGATATTGTAAAAGTCGGAATTGGACCGGGTTCTGTCTGCACCACACGTGTTAAAACGGGAGTTGGGTATCCGCAGCTTTCTGCAATTATCGAATGTGCCGACGCAGCTCACGGTCTAGGCGGGCACATTATAAGCGATGGCGGGTGTACAACTCCAGGCGATGTTGCGAAAGCTTTTGGAGCTGGTGCCGATTTTGTCATGCTTGGCGGAATGCTGGCGGGACATACAGAAAGCGGTGGAGAATTAATCGAAGTAAAAGGCGAAAAATTCAAGCAGTTTTACGGAATGAGTTCAAAAACAGCAATGGACAAACATTCTGGCGGCGTTGCAGAATATCGCGCAAGCGAAGGAAAAACAGTTCAGGTTCCTTTTAAAGGAGATGTAATTTATACTGTTTTGGATATTTTAGGCGGAATTAGAAGCACTTGCACCTATGTGGGAGCTTCAAGATTAAAAGAATTAACAAAAAGAACGACTTTCATTCGCGTAAGCGAACAGGAAAATCAAGTTTTTACAAAATAATATGATTAAGATTACCGAAGCATCTATTGAAGATATAGCTAAAATTCAAGAGATTGTACATATAACATGGCCCATAACTTATGGCGAAATTCTAACAAAGGAGCAATTAGATTATATGCTGGATCTAATTTATTCTGATGAAGCGTTATCTAAACAGATTCAGAATAAAGAACAGCTGTTTTACATGATTTCAGATGCTGATTCCGTAATAGGTTTTATCGGAATTGAGCATAATTATAAAGAAAAAGCCATTACTAAAATTCATAAAATTTATCTTTTGCCCCAAACGCAAGGAAAAGGATACGGGAAAATTGTTTTTGGAGAAATTGGAACAATGGCATTAGAAAACAATTCAAA
This genomic interval carries:
- a CDS encoding carbon-nitrogen hydrolase, whose product is MPKRKYKVSVIQLNLNDVAENNLKKCISWVRDAASQGAEVILLPELYSSHYFCQSEDVDNFALAEPLYSTSFIAFSELAKELGVVIIVPFFEKRMAGIYHNSAYIIDTDGTEAGLYRKMHIPDDPHFYEKFYFTPGDLGFQAIETKKGTVGTLICWDQWYPEAARITALKGAEVLFYPTAIGWHPKEKEQYGENQYGAWMNVMKGHAVANGVFVAAANRIGLEKYIDGTEGIQFWGASFIAGPQGEILAQASHDKEEILIAEVDLDLQENVRQNWPFFRDRRIDAFGDITKRAIDK
- a CDS encoding OmpA family protein encodes the protein MKKKLVSVSLLLLSFAAGAQNMATTSTKPNVDQEYNKWSIELNGGVNKPTRTMTPGYTTETLNFFHGDLGVRYMFSPKFGVKLDVGYDQFKEKKNTPDFESRYVRASLQGVINVGRALNFETWTNTIGLLAHGGFGVSQISTETGFGGQDYMAHGIAGLTGQIRLSDRVALTGDLTGIVNGRQNWNFDGMGNTSTGAFDGVLLNASVGLTFYLGKNQKHADWVGEEDRISELEQRVDLIETGLIDTDKDGVADLYDLEPNSIAGVAVNTKGQSIDTNQNGVPDELESYLDKTYEKKGSGTATNNTVEELINGGYVNVYFDFNSSKPTNASLSGVDFLVKYLKNNPGKSADIIGYADEIGNSNYNTELSRKRAEAVKKVAVNAGIDASRLNVIANGEDTSVNKNSKEARQIVRRVTFQVK
- a CDS encoding choice-of-anchor I family protein; protein product: MKNLSLSLLAALFILASCNNDENSNGEPEVVANENPGTFKEIGSITIGGEAAAEISAYCEKTKRLFTVNNSGVNQIDVIDITDPTKPLKIGKIDLTAYEGAANSVAVFDGKLAVALESTVNKQANGKVAVFNTSDYSLIKQVTVGALPDMITFSPDGKYIMTANEGEPNADYSQDPNGTVSIIETSSYSVTTLDFASFAGQAEALKKDGFRISKFAKTSFAQDIEPEYITISDDSKTAWVTLQENNGVAKIDLTAKTITAIYPLGLKDYNTAENAIDVSDSDNKIAFNPWKVKGLYMPDAISHFTVNNTPYFVTANEGDAREYTAYTDVKRMKSMTLDATVFPDAATLKLDANLGRLNLVADMGDTDGDGDLDQMVSFGGRSFSIWNGNTGKIVFDSKNDVDKKTNEIGTYDDKRSDDKGSEPEAVVAAKMGSQNILFVGLERSDAFMVYDATNPTAPQYLQTVKTGDAPEGILFIPASKSPTKRSLLVVSSEGDGSVKIYQPDLK
- a CDS encoding agmatine/peptidylarginine deiminase; the protein is MSTNNRRFPAEWEKQQGIVLCFPHNGNDWPGKYEAVQWAFVEFIKKVATFETVFLVVADEKLKEKVADMLERARVNIKNVSYIIHKTNRSWMRDSGPIIVKNGSKREALNFNFNGWAKYKNYQLDKFVPGKVADFIDVPLTQVMYKGKPVIVEGGAIDVNGKGTLLTSEECLMHPTIQVRNPGFTKEDYEAVFKEYLGVTNVIWLGDGIEGDDTHGHIDDLCRFVNEDTIVTIVETDKNDSNYKPLQDNLKRLQNAKLENGKSPVIVALPMPKRVDFEDLRLPASYANFLILNNCVLVPTFNDSNDRVALNILAECFPDREVIGISCIDFIWGFGTLHCLSQQIPA
- a CDS encoding endonuclease/exonuclease/phosphatase family protein; the protein is MKKIFFILSVLSSGVLFSQSDSKKKTELTFATYNVSMESDNYSPKGAMGKSEQILIYQLNSGRNTQIRNIAQIIQTVRPDVILLNEFDYIKDPELGVKAFIKNYLNVGQGGAAAIDYPYYYYSTVNTGQPSPYDLNNDGKLDNFGNDAWAFGMYPGQYGMMLLSKYPIDVKAVRTFQHFKWKDMPGALLTKKADGSDWYSKKAWKEFPLSSKSHWDVPVEIDNEIVHVLVSHPTPPTFDGDEDRNGKRNHDEIRFWKDYISDNSASYIYDDKGVKGGLSPNSRFVILGDQNASPVEGDAIREGIKSLVENPKINSDFTPASKGGAEFSPKNPFGINHTAFWRMRADYVLPSRLGFKVVSSGVFWPAKDEPMSELVEKRESSSDHRLVWVKMILE
- the fahA gene encoding fumarylacetoacetase: MPITANDTSRKSWLEVPENSDFPIQNIPFGVFLTKENVVTVGTRIGDYAIDLGALQQLNYFEGIELTDDMFMQDTLNDFISDGKKTWRLVRNRIADIFDETNPQLRDSTKHRDIVIFKIEDVEMQLPVLIGDYTDFYSSREHATNVGKMFRDPDNALLPNWLHIPVGYHGRSSTIVPSGIPVHRPMGQTLPVGHDTPVFGASRLVDFELETAFITTDVNVMGENISTYEAEDYIFGMVLLNDWSARDIQKWEYVPLGPFLAKNFATSISPWIVTMDALEPFRTKGPKQDPSPLPYLQTKGKKAFDIHLEVSLKPEDQEETVISKSNFKYMYWSMAQQLTHHTSNGCRVNSGDMMGSGTISGPTPDSFGSMLELTWGGKNPLTLNDGSERKFIEDNDTVIIRGFCENNEVRIGFGEVSSQLLPPFTRQ
- the glyA gene encoding serine hydroxymethyltransferase, with the protein product MQRDEQIFDLIQEEKERQIHGLELIASENFVSDEVMAAAGSVLTNKYAEGYPGKRYYGGCEVVDVIEQIAIDRAKELFGAEYANVQPHSGSQANTSVYHACLNPGDTILGFDLSHGGHLTHGSPVNFSGRLYRPVFYGVDAETGRLDYDKIQEIATKEQPKLIIAGASAYSRDMDFARFRQIADSVGAILFADISHPAGLIAKGLMNDPIPHCHIVSTTTHKTLRGPRGGLILMGKDFPNPQGLTTPKGEIRMMSSLLDLAVFPGNQGGPLMHIIAAKAVAFGEALKDEFFTYAMQLQKNANAMADAFVKRGYNIISGGTDNHMMLIDLRNKNISGKEAENALVKAEITVNKNMVPFDDKSPFITSGIRVGTAAITTRGLVEKDMETIVELIDKVLSNHTDENVIEEVAEQVNEMMSERPIFAY
- a CDS encoding tRNA-(ms[2]io[6]A)-hydroxylase, translated to MGVLRLQLPTDPRWVNIVEKNIEEILTDHAWCEQKAATNAITIITNNPEHQDLVQDLLALVKEEVDHFEQVHNIIIKRGLKLGRERKDEYVNELYQYMKRSGDGSRVSGLVERLLFSAMIEARSCERFKVLSENIQDEELAVFYRELMESEAGHYTTFITYARKYGVGIDVEKRWREWLAFEESIISNYGKNETIHG
- a CDS encoding GMP reductase is translated as MRIEMDLKLGFKDVMFRPKRSTLKSRSEVSLEQNFKYLHSNASWTGIPIMAANMDTVGTFEMAKILAKEKLFTAIHKHYTLEEWNKFLKNVTPDFYDYIAVSTGTGKEDFDKIEAIITANPLLKFICIDVANGYSEHFVQFLKKTRKQYPDKIIIAGNVVTGEMTEELLLAGADIVKVGIGPGSVCTTRVKTGVGYPQLSAIIECADAAHGLGGHIISDGGCTTPGDVAKAFGAGADFVMLGGMLAGHTESGGELIEVKGEKFKQFYGMSSKTAMDKHSGGVAEYRASEGKTVQVPFKGDVIYTVLDILGGIRSTCTYVGASRLKELTKRTTFIRVSEQENQVFTK
- a CDS encoding GNAT family N-acetyltransferase → MIKITEASIEDIAKIQEIVHITWPITYGEILTKEQLDYMLDLIYSDEALSKQIQNKEQLFYMISDADSVIGFIGIEHNYKEKAITKIHKIYLLPQTQGKGYGKIVFGEIGTMALENNSKELLLNVNRFNTALNFYKKLGFEIKETLDTEIGNGYLMEDYVMRKKL